The sequence TGGTGCGTTCCGACGATCTGTCCGACAAGCATCAGCTGCGCGTCCAGCGCATGTACCACGGCAACGTAAAAGTCAGCGTCATCGATGCCGACTTTGTCAGCGGTCCGGACTACGCGGTCCTGGCCAATGCGGCTGCTACCTTCAAGGGTTTGCTCGGTGAAGGCGCGATGGTGCGACGTGGCACGGGCGAACGCATCAAGGAAATCCGCATCAACAATTTCCACCAGGTCATGGCCTGGCTACGCGAAGAAGCCGAGCGCGGTGTTTCGAAGCAGCGCTACAAAGGGCTGGGCGAGATGAATCCATCGCAGTTGTGGGAAACCACGATGGACCCTGCCGTGCGGCGTTTGCTGAAAGTGCAGATTGATGACGCGATTGCGGCCGACCAGATCTTTACGACGCTGATGGGTGACGATGTCGAACCGCGCCGGGCGTTCATCGAAGCCAATGCGCTGCAGGCGGGCAATATCGATACTTGATGGCTAGCTCGCATTGGCGGCGCCGCAGGTATTCGCAGAAGTCCGGTGAATACTTGCGGCGCCGTTTTACTTTGTGGACGGAAGCGATCAGGCCAGCGCCCGCGCCAGATACGGCGCGCTGCGGCTGTCCGTATGGCGCGCCACCTGATCCGGCGGCGCGCTGACCACAACGCGACCGCCCTTGTCGCCGGCGCCGGGACCGATGTCGATGACCCAATCGCTGGCGGCAACCACGCGCATGTCATGTTCGACCACGATCACGGTATTGCCCGAGGCGACCAGCGCATCGAGCTGCGCGATTAATTTATCGATGTCCGACGGATGCAGTCCCGTGGTCGGTTCATCGAGAATATAGAGCGTGTCGCCGCGCTGCGGCCGCTGCAATTCGGTGGCCAGTTTGACGCGTTGCGCTTCGCCGCCGGACAGTTCGGTGGCGGCCTGACCGAGTCGCAAATAACCCAGTCCGACCTCGCGCAAGACAGACAAGGGCCGCCGCAGCGGTGCTTCGTCAGCAAAAAATTCCCACGCGGCGTCGACCGTCATCGCCAGCACTTCGGCGACATTCTTGTCTCGGTAGCGGATGGCCAGCGTGTCGTCGTTATAGCGCGCGCCGTGACATGCCGGACAGGGGGCGTACACGCTAGGCAAAAACAATAATTCAACCATCACCTGACCCTCGCCGGCGCACGTCGCGCAACGCCCCTTGGCGACGTTGAACGAAAACCGGCCGGCATCATACCTGTGGCGACGCGCGTCATCGGTCATCGCAAAGAGCTTGCGCACGTAATCGAACAGGCCGGTATAGGTCGCCAGATTCGAGCGCGGCGTGCGGCCGATCGGTTTCTGATCGACTTGCACAAGACGCTTTATACCTTCCATACCAGCGACGATACGTCCGCCGGTCGGGATCACGGCGCGATGCTCCTGCGCGTCTGCATCCTCGTCCTCGGGTGCGATCTCGTGGCCCAGAGAGGTGCCGACCAGGTCCACTAGCGCCTGGCTCACCAGACTGGATTTGCCGGATCCGGAGACGCCGGTCACGCTGGTCAGCACGCCCAGCGGAAAGGCCGCATCGAGGTGCGCAAGATTATTGCGGGTCACGCCTTCGAGTCGCAGCCAGCGATCCGGCACACGCGGCGTGCGGCGTGTGCCGGCCGGTCCGGCAAACAGGTAACGCCGGGTTTGTGATGCCTCGACCTCTGCCAGCCCTGCCGGCGGACCGCTGTACAACACGAGTCCACCGTGCTCGCCGGCTCCCGGACCGACATCGACGATCCAGTCTGCCTGCCGGATGATATCCAGATCATGTTCGACCACGAACAGCGAATTGCCGGAGGCCTTGAGCCGCGCCAGCGTCGTCAGCAGCGCCTCGGTGTCGGCCGGATGCAAGCCGGCGGAAGGCTCGTCAAGCACATACACGACGCCGAACAGATTGGAGCGCACCTGCGTCGCCAGGCGCAAGCGCTGCAGCTCGCCAGGCGACAGCGTTGGTGTACTGCGTTCCAGGGTCAGATAGCCCAGTCCGAGATCCAGCAGGACGGCGAGCCGCTCGATCAGATCGGCGGCAATGCGCTGCGTGACGAGAATTTTTTCGGGATGTTCACGCTGCTGTCTGGCGTCGACCTTCGCAGTGCCATCGGCGAATGGCGCGAGGATGGCACCAAGACGGTTGAGCGGCAGCCGCGCGATAGCGGCGATATCGTACCCGGCGAAGGTGACCGACAGCGCTTCGCGGCGCAGCCGTTTGCCCCTGCACAGCGGGCAGTCGGCACTGAGCAGATACTGCGCCACCCGTTTTTTCATTAGCGCGCTGTTGGTCGAGGCGAAGGTCTGCAGCACGTATTTTTTTGCACTCGTGAAGGTCCCCTGATAGCTGGGCAGCGCCTTGCGCTTGAGCGCCGCGCGCACTTCGGCGGCACTGAAACCGGAATACACAGGCACGCTCGGTTGCTCGTCGGTGAACAGAATCCAGTCGCGGTCTTTTTTCGGCAAGTCACGCCACGGTGTATCGACGTCGTAGCCGAGCGTTACCAGGATCTCGCGCAGGTTCTGGCCATGCCAGGCCGAAGGCCAGGCGGCGATAGCGCGCTCGCGGATGGTCAGCCGGTCGTCCGGTACCAGCGAGCGTTCGGTCACGTCATAGACCCGGCCAAGGCCATGACATTCGGGGCAGGCGCCTTCCGGCGTATTGGCTGAAAACGATTCCGCGTACAGCAGCGGCTGGTCCGCCGGATAGTCACCGGCGCGCGAGTACAGCATGCGCAGCAGATTCGACAAGGTCGTCACGCTGCCCACCGACGAGCGGGTGGTCGGCGAGCCGCGCTGCTGCTGCAACGCCACCGCCGGCGGCAAACCGTCAATGTCATCGACGTCCGGCACGGCCATCTGATTGAACAAGCGCCGCGCATAGGGCGACACCGATTCCAGATAGCGCCGTTGCGCTTCCGCATACAGCGTGCCGAACGCCAGCGACGACTTGCCCGAGCCGGAAACGCCGGTGAACACCACCAGCGCATCGCGCGGGATATCGACATCGATATTTTTCAGATTGTGTTCACGCGCGCCGCGTACGCGGACGTTGCCGCTGCTCGTGAACTTGCGGTCCGGCTGGCGGGAAGATGGCTTGGGCATGGTGGCGAGGATCACGGAGCGATAAGCCGGCCGATGCTACGCAGCGCGCTACCACGGGTCTGTACGGCAACGAACAGACCCGCCCGGTACGCCGCGGAATTTACGCCGGCGCGCCGGCCTGACGGCGCGGGTCGGCCTTCGCAAACGCGTCAAGTGCTTCGCAACTCGCCATGATCCGGTCGACGGTCG comes from Actimicrobium sp. CCC2.4 and encodes:
- a CDS encoding excinuclease ABC subunit UvrA, which translates into the protein MPKPSSRQPDRKFTSSGNVRVRGAREHNLKNIDVDIPRDALVVFTGVSGSGKSSLAFGTLYAEAQRRYLESVSPYARRLFNQMAVPDVDDIDGLPPAVALQQQRGSPTTRSSVGSVTTLSNLLRMLYSRAGDYPADQPLLYAESFSANTPEGACPECHGLGRVYDVTERSLVPDDRLTIRERAIAAWPSAWHGQNLREILVTLGYDVDTPWRDLPKKDRDWILFTDEQPSVPVYSGFSAAEVRAALKRKALPSYQGTFTSAKKYVLQTFASTNSALMKKRVAQYLLSADCPLCRGKRLRREALSVTFAGYDIAAIARLPLNRLGAILAPFADGTAKVDARQQREHPEKILVTQRIAADLIERLAVLLDLGLGYLTLERSTPTLSPGELQRLRLATQVRSNLFGVVYVLDEPSAGLHPADTEALLTTLARLKASGNSLFVVEHDLDIIRQADWIVDVGPGAGEHGGLVLYSGPPAGLAEVEASQTRRYLFAGPAGTRRTPRVPDRWLRLEGVTRNNLAHLDAAFPLGVLTSVTGVSGSGKSSLVSQALVDLVGTSLGHEIAPEDEDADAQEHRAVIPTGGRIVAGMEGIKRLVQVDQKPIGRTPRSNLATYTGLFDYVRKLFAMTDDARRHRYDAGRFSFNVAKGRCATCAGEGQVMVELLFLPSVYAPCPACHGARYNDDTLAIRYRDKNVAEVLAMTVDAAWEFFADEAPLRRPLSVLREVGLGYLRLGQAATELSGGEAQRVKLATELQRPQRGDTLYILDEPTTGLHPSDIDKLIAQLDALVASGNTVIVVEHDMRVVAASDWVIDIGPGAGDKGGRVVVSAPPDQVARHTDSRSAPYLARALA